A stretch of the Mycobacterium shigaense genome encodes the following:
- a CDS encoding crotonase/enoyl-CoA hydratase family protein, producing the protein MAEASANEQAGPDALVEQRGHTLIVTLNRPHRRNALSTEMMEIMVQAWDRVDNDPDIRVCILTGAGGYFCAGMDLKTATQKPPGDSFKDGSYDPSRIDALLKGRRLKKPLIAAVEGPAIAGGTEILQGTDIRVAGESAKFGISEAKWSLYPMGGSAVRLVRQIPYTVACDLLLTGRHITAAEAKDIGLIGHVVPDGQALTKALEIAEVIENNGPLAVQAILKTIRETEGMHEEEAFKPDTANGIPVFLSQDSKEGPRAFAEKRKPHFQNK; encoded by the coding sequence GTGGCCGAGGCGTCAGCAAACGAGCAAGCCGGCCCCGACGCGCTAGTCGAGCAGCGCGGCCACACCCTGATCGTCACCCTGAACCGGCCTCACCGGCGCAACGCTCTGAGCACGGAAATGATGGAAATCATGGTCCAGGCCTGGGACCGCGTCGACAACGATCCCGACATCCGGGTCTGCATTCTGACCGGGGCGGGTGGCTACTTCTGCGCGGGCATGGACCTCAAGACAGCAACCCAGAAGCCCCCGGGCGATTCTTTCAAGGACGGCAGCTACGACCCGTCGCGCATCGATGCGCTGCTCAAGGGCCGCCGGCTGAAAAAGCCGCTGATCGCCGCCGTCGAGGGCCCGGCCATCGCGGGCGGCACCGAGATCCTGCAGGGCACCGACATCCGGGTGGCCGGCGAGAGCGCCAAGTTCGGCATCTCCGAGGCCAAGTGGAGCCTGTATCCGATGGGCGGGTCCGCCGTGCGGCTGGTGCGCCAGATTCCCTACACCGTGGCTTGCGACCTGCTGCTCACCGGACGCCACATCACCGCCGCCGAGGCCAAGGACATAGGCCTGATCGGCCACGTCGTGCCCGACGGTCAGGCGCTGACCAAAGCACTGGAAATCGCAGAGGTGATCGAGAACAACGGGCCCCTGGCCGTACAGGCGATCCTCAAGACGATCCGCGAGACCGAAGGAATGCACGAGGAGGAAGCCTTCAAGCCCGACACCGCCAACGGCATTCCGGTGTTCCTCTCCCAGGACTCCAAGGAAGGGCCGCGGGCGTTCGCCGAAAAGCGCAAGCCCCACTTCCAGAACAAGTAA
- a CDS encoding acyl-CoA synthetase produces MAVALNIADLAEHAIDAVPDRVALICGDEQLTYAQLEEKANRLAHYLLEQGVKKDDKVGLYCRNRIEIVIAMLGIVKAGAILVNVNYRYVEGELRYLFDNSDMVALVHERQYSDRVANVLPDTPNVKTILVVEDGSDNDYQRYGGVEFYSAIANSSPERDFGERSADDIYLLYTGGTTGFPKGVMWRHEDIYRVLFGGTDFATGEFISDEYDLAKGAAANPPMVRHPIPPMIHGATQSATWMSIFSGQTTVLAPEFNADEVWRTIHKHKVNLLFFTGDAMARPLLDALLAHQEAGNEYDLSSLFLLASTAALFSPSIKEKFLELLPNRVITDSIGSSETGFGGTSVVAKDAPHSGGPRVTIDHRTVVLDDDGNEVQPGSGVRGFIAKKGNIPVGYYKDEKKTAETFKTINGVRYAIPGDYATVEQDGTVTMLGRGSVSINSGGEKIYPEEVEAALKGHPDVFDALVVGVPDPRYGQHVAAVVQARPGTRPALSELDRFVRSEIAGYKVPRSLWLVDEVKRSPAGKPDYRWAKEQTEARPADDVHAAHVSA; encoded by the coding sequence GTGGCCGTGGCCCTGAATATTGCCGACCTCGCAGAGCACGCTATCGACGCTGTGCCCGACCGTGTCGCCCTCATCTGCGGCGATGAGCAGCTGACCTACGCGCAACTGGAGGAGAAGGCCAACCGCCTGGCGCACTACCTGCTGGAGCAGGGTGTCAAGAAGGACGACAAGGTCGGACTCTACTGCCGCAACCGCATCGAGATCGTGATAGCGATGCTGGGCATCGTCAAGGCCGGCGCCATTCTGGTCAACGTCAACTACCGCTACGTCGAGGGCGAACTGCGCTACCTGTTCGACAACTCCGACATGGTGGCGCTGGTCCACGAGCGCCAGTACTCCGACCGCGTCGCCAACGTGCTGCCCGACACCCCGAACGTCAAGACCATCCTGGTCGTCGAGGACGGCAGCGACAATGACTACCAGCGCTACGGCGGTGTCGAGTTCTACTCCGCCATCGCCAACAGCTCCCCGGAGCGCGACTTCGGCGAGCGCAGCGCCGACGACATCTACCTGCTGTACACCGGTGGCACCACGGGCTTTCCCAAGGGCGTGATGTGGCGCCACGAGGACATCTACCGGGTGTTGTTCGGCGGAACCGACTTCGCCACGGGTGAATTCATCTCCGACGAGTACGACCTGGCCAAGGGCGCGGCGGCCAACCCGCCGATGGTCCGCCACCCGATCCCGCCGATGATCCACGGCGCCACCCAGTCGGCCACGTGGATGTCCATCTTCTCGGGTCAAACCACTGTTCTCGCACCGGAATTCAATGCCGACGAGGTGTGGCGGACGATTCACAAACACAAGGTGAACCTGCTGTTCTTCACCGGCGACGCGATGGCGCGGCCACTGCTCGACGCCTTGCTGGCGCACCAGGAGGCGGGGAACGAGTACGACCTGTCGTCGCTGTTCCTGCTCGCCTCCACCGCGGCGCTGTTCTCGCCGAGCATCAAGGAGAAGTTCCTCGAGCTGCTGCCCAACCGGGTCATCACCGACTCGATCGGGTCCTCGGAGACCGGGTTCGGCGGCACCAGCGTGGTCGCCAAGGACGCGCCGCACAGCGGCGGCCCCCGGGTGACGATCGACCACCGCACCGTCGTTCTCGACGACGACGGCAACGAGGTTCAGCCGGGCTCTGGCGTGCGCGGCTTCATCGCCAAGAAGGGCAACATCCCGGTCGGCTACTACAAGGACGAGAAGAAGACCGCCGAAACCTTCAAGACCATCAATGGCGTCCGCTACGCGATCCCCGGTGACTACGCAACGGTCGAGCAGGACGGCACCGTCACGATGCTCGGCCGCGGGTCGGTGTCGATCAACAGCGGCGGCGAGAAGATCTACCCCGAGGAGGTCGAGGCCGCCCTCAAGGGCCACCCCGACGTCTTCGACGCGTTGGTCGTCGGCGTGCCCGACCCCCGCTACGGCCAGCACGTTGCCGCGGTGGTGCAGGCACGGCCGGGGACCCGACCGGCGCTCTCAGAGTTGGACCGCTTCGTACGCTCCGAGATCGCGGGATACAAAGTGCCGCGCAGCCTTTGGCTCGTCGACGAGGTGAAGCGGTCACCGGCGGGCAAGCCCGACTACCGCTGGGCAAAGGAACAGACCGAGGCGCGGCCCGCCGACGACGTGCATGCGGCGCACGTCTCGGCCTGA
- a CDS encoding LLM class F420-dependent oxidoreductase: MKLGLQLGYWGAQPPENHAELVAAAEATGFDAVFTAEAWGSDAYTPLAWLGSSTQRVRLGTSVVQLSARTPTACAMAALTLDHLSGGRHILGLGVSGPQVVEGWYGQRFPKPLARTREYIDVLRQVWAREKPVTSDGPHYPLPLTGEGTTGLGKPLKPITHPLRADIPIMLGAEGPKNVALAAELCDGWLPIFYTPRMADTYNEWLDEGFARPGARRSRDDFEICATANIVITEDRPAAFAAMKPYIALYMGGMGAEDTNFHADVYRRMGYSEVVDDVTKLFRSNQKDKAAEIIPDEVIDDAAIVGDLDYVRKQIKAWEAAGVTMMVVSGRNTEQVRELATLV; the protein is encoded by the coding sequence ATGAAGCTGGGTTTGCAACTCGGATACTGGGGCGCTCAGCCGCCGGAGAACCACGCGGAGCTTGTCGCCGCGGCCGAGGCAACCGGATTCGACGCCGTATTCACCGCCGAGGCGTGGGGATCGGATGCCTACACACCGCTGGCCTGGCTGGGTTCGTCGACGCAGCGGGTGCGGCTGGGCACGTCGGTCGTGCAGCTGTCCGCGCGCACTCCGACCGCGTGCGCGATGGCCGCGCTGACGCTGGATCACCTGTCGGGCGGCCGGCACATCCTCGGCCTCGGGGTGTCCGGGCCCCAGGTGGTGGAGGGCTGGTACGGCCAGAGGTTCCCCAAGCCGCTGGCCCGGACCCGCGAATACATCGACGTCCTGCGGCAGGTGTGGGCGCGTGAGAAGCCGGTGACCAGCGACGGCCCGCACTACCCGCTGCCGCTGACGGGCGAGGGTACGACGGGATTGGGCAAGCCGCTCAAGCCGATCACGCATCCGCTGCGCGCCGACATCCCGATCATGCTGGGCGCCGAGGGCCCCAAGAACGTCGCGCTGGCCGCCGAGCTCTGCGACGGCTGGCTGCCCATTTTCTACACGCCGCGGATGGCCGACACCTACAACGAGTGGCTCGACGAGGGTTTCGCCCGCCCCGGCGCGCGGCGCAGCCGCGATGATTTCGAGATCTGCGCGACGGCCAACATCGTCATCACCGAGGACCGTCCCGCCGCGTTCGCTGCCATGAAGCCCTACATCGCGCTGTACATGGGCGGGATGGGCGCCGAGGACACCAACTTCCACGCCGACGTCTACCGCCGGATGGGTTACTCCGAAGTGGTCGACGACGTCACCAAGTTGTTCCGCAGCAACCAGAAGGACAAGGCGGCCGAGATCATCCCCGATGAGGTCATCGACGACGCCGCGATCGTCGGCGATCTCGACTACGTCCGTAAGCAGATCAAGGCATGGGAGGCCGCCGGCGTCACCATGATGGTGGTGTCTGGCCGCAACACCGAGCAGGTCCGCGAGCTCGCCACCCTTGTCTAG
- a CDS encoding acetoacetate decarboxylase family protein, giving the protein MTVSQHTIAGAVLTMPVRIRQANQHMAMFSVDADVAQHLIDYSGLQVCRYLPGRAIAVLMLMHYIDGDLGQYYEFGTSIMVNPPGSTATGPRALGSAGAFIHHLPVDQAFTLEAGTKIWGYPKLMADFTIREGREFGFDCAIDGQLVISMDFRRGLPIRLTPRHQAQRSYSHRDGITRETAFEHTLDGVRTRLGGVRVRLGDHAFARELASLGLPKRAMVSSSADQVQMTFGDAQEIS; this is encoded by the coding sequence ATGACCGTGTCGCAGCACACCATCGCGGGGGCCGTTCTCACCATGCCGGTGCGGATCCGTCAGGCGAACCAGCACATGGCGATGTTCTCGGTGGACGCCGACGTCGCCCAGCACCTGATCGACTACAGCGGCTTGCAGGTCTGCCGGTACCTGCCCGGCCGCGCGATCGCGGTCTTGATGCTGATGCACTACATCGACGGCGACCTCGGCCAGTACTACGAATTCGGCACCAGCATCATGGTCAACCCGCCCGGTTCGACGGCCACCGGTCCACGCGCCCTGGGTTCGGCCGGCGCCTTCATCCACCACCTGCCCGTCGACCAGGCCTTCACGCTGGAGGCCGGAACCAAAATCTGGGGCTACCCGAAACTCATGGCGGACTTCACGATTCGCGAGGGCCGCGAGTTCGGGTTCGACTGCGCGATAGACGGGCAACTGGTGATCAGCATGGACTTCCGGCGCGGCCTACCGATTCGGCTGACGCCGCGCCACCAAGCGCAGCGCAGCTATTCCCACCGCGACGGCATCACCCGCGAGACCGCCTTCGAGCACACGCTGGACGGGGTGCGGACGCGGCTCGGCGGGGTCCGCGTCCGGCTGGGCGACCACGCTTTCGCCAGAGAGCTTGCGTCGCTGGGCCTGCCGAAGCGTGCGATGGTTTCCAGCTCGGCTGACCAGGTACAGATGACATTCGGCGACGCCCAGGAGATCTCATGA
- a CDS encoding cytochrome P450, whose translation MQTKPDVDLTDGAFYAGDSRPVYKWMRENEPVFRDRNGLAAASTYQSVIDAERNPELFSNAGGIRPDQPGVEMMIEMDDPQHLLRRKLVNYGFTRKRVKNLEASITSLCDTLIDAVCERGECDFVWDLAAPLPMAVIGDMLGVRPEERAMFLKWSDDLVSSLSSTAAEADVQVTMEAFATYSQYMMSMIEERKKQATDDLVSVLVHAEVEGARLEDHQIVTEVLLLLIGGDETTRHTLSGGTRQLLLHPHQHQRLVSDLSLLPNAIEEMLRWTAPVKNMARTITADTDFHGTQLHAGEKMILLFESANFDEKVFDEPESFNIERYPNNHLAFGFGTHFCLGNQLARLELSIMQTRLLQRLPDMRLALGDVALPLRPANFVSGLEKMPVAFTPTAPIN comes from the coding sequence CTGCAGACCAAACCCGACGTCGACCTGACCGACGGCGCCTTCTACGCAGGCGATTCCCGGCCCGTCTACAAGTGGATGCGCGAGAACGAGCCGGTCTTCCGAGACCGCAACGGGCTGGCCGCGGCCTCGACGTATCAGTCCGTCATCGACGCCGAGCGCAACCCGGAGCTGTTCTCCAACGCCGGCGGCATCCGGCCTGACCAGCCGGGCGTCGAGATGATGATCGAGATGGACGATCCGCAACATCTGTTGCGCCGCAAGCTCGTCAATTACGGGTTCACCCGCAAGCGGGTGAAGAACCTCGAGGCCTCGATCACCTCGCTGTGCGACACGCTGATCGACGCGGTGTGCGAGCGCGGCGAGTGCGACTTCGTCTGGGACCTGGCCGCCCCGCTCCCGATGGCGGTCATCGGCGACATGCTCGGCGTGCGCCCCGAGGAACGCGCGATGTTCCTCAAGTGGTCCGACGACCTGGTCAGCTCCCTGAGCAGCACCGCCGCCGAGGCGGACGTCCAGGTGACGATGGAGGCCTTCGCCACCTACAGCCAGTACATGATGAGCATGATCGAGGAACGCAAAAAGCAGGCGACCGACGACCTGGTCAGCGTTCTCGTGCACGCGGAGGTCGAAGGGGCGCGCCTAGAGGACCACCAGATCGTCACCGAGGTGCTGCTGCTGCTGATCGGCGGCGACGAGACCACCCGCCACACGCTGTCCGGCGGAACCCGTCAGCTGCTGCTGCACCCCCACCAGCACCAGCGCCTGGTGAGCGATCTGAGCTTGCTACCCAACGCAATTGAAGAGATGCTGCGCTGGACCGCGCCGGTGAAGAACATGGCGCGCACGATCACCGCCGACACCGACTTCCACGGCACGCAGTTGCACGCGGGCGAGAAGATGATCCTGCTGTTCGAGTCGGCGAACTTCGACGAGAAGGTCTTCGACGAGCCGGAGAGCTTCAACATCGAGCGCTACCCGAACAACCACCTCGCGTTCGGTTTCGGTACGCACTTCTGTCTGGGCAATCAGCTCGCCCGCTTGGAGTTGTCGATCATGCAGACGCGGTTGCTGCAACGCCTGCCGGACATGCGGCTGGCCCTGGGCGACGTCGCGCTGCCGCTGCGGCCGGCGAACTTCGTGTCCGGCCTCGAGAAGATGCCGGTGGCGTTCACCCCGACCGCGCCAATCAACTAA
- a CDS encoding acyltransferase family protein, producing MTTRIDIPSPAELATSTPADRDRAIDVIRIVSLVGVVTGHTVMAISIIRNHVLVWENLLTVSPIFRAMTWLLQIMPLFFFAGAAACVSSWRPGANWGGWLMNRCTRLFRPVFYYLAFWAFGLTALYPLLPQHIYEPVAGVSVQLLWFLGAYVLVLAAMPALSRITTPGRLAVGVLAVYGAIAVVDAARLHWHAAAPLGYLNLAVWLIPAMFGVAYRRQLLTARTALITAVTLFVVDVALVRWGPYELSMVGTGDRHLSNTSPPSLLLAGHAIMLSALAILAAPAIARWAQRPRVWWWAAVGNSGAMTLYLWHMPALLALHLVFDYLGHPRYPGQPDFLDLSIAQLLVMVFAVPVLFVALRPLENNPLAGWDGVGAVTSARRGAVVGVLLCVAGAATLALVKWGLKDDGLVCVGVVVSALVSARALAGSR from the coding sequence ATGACAACCCGCATCGATATTCCCAGCCCGGCCGAACTGGCCACCAGTACTCCGGCTGATCGCGACCGCGCCATCGACGTCATTCGCATCGTTTCTCTCGTCGGCGTCGTCACCGGTCACACGGTGATGGCGATCAGCATCATCCGCAATCATGTGCTCGTCTGGGAAAATCTGCTCACCGTCTCCCCTATTTTCCGGGCCATGACCTGGCTCCTGCAGATCATGCCGCTGTTCTTCTTCGCGGGCGCCGCGGCCTGTGTGTCATCCTGGCGCCCGGGCGCCAACTGGGGCGGCTGGTTGATGAACCGCTGCACGCGGCTCTTCCGCCCGGTGTTCTACTACCTTGCGTTCTGGGCATTCGGGTTGACCGCGCTGTATCCGCTTCTGCCGCAACATATCTACGAGCCCGTCGCGGGTGTCAGCGTTCAGCTGCTGTGGTTTTTGGGAGCCTACGTGCTGGTGCTCGCCGCGATGCCGGCCCTTTCCCGGATCACCACGCCGGGTCGCCTGGCCGTCGGCGTACTCGCCGTCTATGGGGCCATCGCGGTCGTTGACGCCGCGCGGCTGCACTGGCACGCCGCGGCGCCGCTGGGCTACCTGAACCTCGCGGTATGGCTCATCCCCGCGATGTTCGGCGTCGCCTACCGTCGGCAACTCCTCACTGCGCGCACCGCGCTCATCACCGCCGTGACGCTGTTCGTCGTCGACGTTGCGTTGGTGCGTTGGGGTCCTTACGAATTGAGCATGGTCGGCACCGGAGACCGCCACCTGTCCAACACCAGCCCGCCGTCGCTGTTGCTGGCCGGGCACGCAATCATGTTGAGCGCGTTGGCGATCCTTGCCGCGCCGGCCATCGCCCGCTGGGCGCAGCGGCCGCGGGTGTGGTGGTGGGCCGCGGTCGGCAACTCCGGGGCCATGACCTTGTACCTCTGGCACATGCCCGCGCTGCTGGCCCTGCACCTGGTGTTCGACTATCTCGGGCACCCGCGTTACCCGGGTCAGCCCGATTTTCTGGACCTCAGCATCGCGCAGCTGCTCGTCATGGTCTTCGCGGTGCCGGTCTTGTTCGTCGCGCTGCGACCGCTGGAAAACAACCCGCTGGCCGGCTGGGACGGCGTCGGCGCCGTCACCTCGGCGCGCCGGGGCGCGGTCGTCGGTGTGCTGCTGTGCGTCGCCGGGGCGGCGACGCTTGCCCTGGTGAAGTGGGGCCTCAAGGATGACGGCTTGGTCTGCGTCGGCGTGGTGGTGTCGGCTCTGGTGTCCGCGCGGGCGCTGGCCGGCTCGCGGTGA